The proteins below come from a single Roseiflexus sp. RS-1 genomic window:
- a CDS encoding aminotransferase class V-fold PLP-dependent enzyme, with product MHLSEQFLLRRDITFLNHGSFGACPRPVFETYQQWQRTLEMQPVEFLGRRLNGLLAEARARLAAFIGAAPDDVVFVPNVTYAMNIVARSIDLRPGDEVLGSNHEYGAVERTWRYVCDQRGAVYIPQPVALPVDDDSAIVEQIWSGVTERTKVITLSHITSPTALIMPIATICQRARDAGIITVIDGAHALGQIDLDMQAIGADFYGGNCHKWLCAPKGAGFLYARPDHQALLQPLVVSWGWQPRQPMRSSFLAYPEGASFRDYYEWMGTDDPSAFLSVPAAIDFQTANDWSTVRRACHALLVDASRRIAGLTGCAPLTPDGEAWWMQMRALPLPPCDPKEVQARLWNEFRIEVPCFDWESAPLIRISIQAYNTPADIDRLLEGLRAVLRL from the coding sequence ATGCATCTCTCCGAACAATTTCTCTTGCGACGCGACATAACGTTTCTCAACCATGGCAGTTTTGGCGCCTGCCCGCGACCGGTATTCGAGACATACCAGCAATGGCAGCGCACCCTTGAAATGCAACCGGTCGAGTTTTTAGGTCGGCGACTCAACGGGTTACTGGCGGAAGCGCGGGCGCGTCTCGCAGCGTTCATCGGCGCTGCGCCCGATGATGTCGTGTTTGTGCCCAACGTCACCTATGCGATGAACATCGTTGCCCGCTCAATCGATCTTCGACCGGGCGATGAGGTTCTGGGCAGCAATCACGAATACGGCGCAGTCGAACGCACCTGGCGCTACGTCTGCGATCAGCGCGGCGCCGTCTACATTCCGCAACCGGTTGCTCTGCCGGTCGATGATGATAGCGCGATTGTCGAACAGATCTGGAGCGGCGTTACTGAACGCACAAAAGTCATCACGCTGAGCCACATCACCTCGCCAACCGCACTGATCATGCCGATTGCGACGATCTGCCAGCGCGCGCGGGATGCTGGCATCATCACCGTCATCGACGGCGCGCATGCGCTGGGGCAGATCGATCTGGATATGCAGGCGATTGGGGCAGATTTCTACGGCGGCAACTGTCACAAATGGCTTTGCGCACCCAAAGGCGCTGGATTTCTCTACGCCCGTCCAGATCATCAGGCGCTGCTCCAGCCGCTGGTCGTCAGTTGGGGGTGGCAACCGCGCCAGCCGATGCGTTCGAGTTTTCTCGCCTACCCGGAAGGCGCCTCCTTCCGCGACTACTACGAGTGGATGGGGACTGATGATCCCTCGGCGTTTCTCAGCGTTCCGGCGGCAATCGATTTCCAGACCGCCAACGACTGGTCTACCGTGCGCCGCGCCTGTCATGCGCTCCTGGTGGATGCCTCCCGGCGCATTGCCGGGTTGACCGGATGTGCGCCGCTTACCCCCGATGGCGAGGCGTGGTGGATGCAGATGCGCGCCCTGCCACTCCCGCCGTGCGACCCGAAAGAAGTTCAGGCGCGCCTGTGGAATGAATTCCGTATCGAAGTTCCGTGCTTCGATTGGGAAAGCGCCCCGCTGATCCGGATCTCCATTCAGGCATACAACACACCGGCAGACATCGACCGGTTGCTGGAAGGGTTGCGAGCAGTCTTACGTTTGTAA